DNA from Amycolatopsis sp. DSM 110486:
CGCGTTCGAAGCGTGCCTCGCCGAAGGCCTGCGCACCCGCGACCTCGGGGGCACCGCGTCCACCGCGGAGTTCACCGACGGCGTCGCCGCGCGGCTGCAGGCATGACCACCACCAGGGGAGAAGAGGGGACGATCGTGCGTTCACAGGATTTGTTCATCAACGGACAGCGCGTGTCACGCGAAGCAACAGCCGAGGTTCGCAGCCCGTGGGACGGGCTGCTCGTCGGCACCTACGCGATGGGCGGCACCGAAGACGCCACCGCCGCCGTGACCGCCGCGCACCACGCGCTGGCCGAAGGACTGCCGCCGCACCGCCGGGCCGAGGTGCTCGGGGCCGCGGCGCGGCTCGTCGGCGAGCGAGCCGAGGAGTTCGCCCGGCTGTTGCTGCTCGAAGCGGGCAAGCCGATCACGGCCGCGCGCGGCGAGGTGCAGCGCGCGATCACCACGCTGCAGCTCTCGGCCGACGAGGCTCGCCGGCTTCCGAGTGAATCCGTGCAGATGGACGCTTTCCCGTCCGGTGACGGAATGTTCGCCTTCACCGTGGCCGAGCCACTGGGTGTGGTCGCGGCGATCACGCCGTTCAACTTCCCGCTGAACCTGGTCGCGCACAAGATCGGCCCCGCGCTGGCGGCCGGCTGCCCGGTGGTGCTCAAGCCGTCGGAGCGGACGCCGCTCACCGCGGGCCTGCTCGTGGAGGTCCTGGCCGACGCGGGGCTGCCCGCCGGCTGGCTGAACCTCGTGACCGGGGACCCCGCGCAGATCGTGAAGGCGTGGCAGGAGGACGAGCGCGTGGCCGTGGTCTCGTTCACCGGTTCGGCCGCCGTCGGCTGGCAGATCAAGGCCGGTTCGCCGCACAAGCACCACATCCTGGAGCTCGGCTCGAACACCGCGATGGTGGTGGACGCCGACGCCGACCTCGACCGCGCGGTCGCCGCCGCCGTGGCGTCGGGCTACGGCTTCTCCGGCCAGGCTTGTGTTTCGCTGCAACGGCTTTACGTCCACGAGGACGTGGTCGACGACGTCGTGGCCAAGCTCGGCGCGGCCGTCACGGCGCTCGCCGTGGGCGACCCGGCCGACGAGAAGACTGTGGTCGGCCCGCTGATCAGCGGCCAGGCCACCGACCGCGTCATGGAGTGGGTCCAGGGCGCCGTCAGCGAAGGCGCCCGCGTGGTCGCCGGCGGCGCGCTGCGCGACGGCGTGCTCGAACCGACCGTGGTCACGGACGTCCGGGCGGACTCGGCGCTGCTGTGCAGCGAGGTCTTCGGCCCGGTCGTCACCGTGGTGCCCGTGAAGGACGTCGCCGAGGCCATCGCCGCGGCCAACGACTCCCGCTTCGGCCTCAACACCGCGATCTTCACCAACGACCTCACCAACGCCCTGCAGTACGCCAAGAAGGCGGAAGCGGGCTCGGTCCTGGTCAACGTCGCGCCCGCGTTCCGCGCGGACCACATGCCCTACCGCGGTGTCAAGGAATCGGGCCACGGCCGCGAAGGCGTGAAGTACGCCGTGGCGTCGCTGGTCGCCGAGAAGCTCGTGATCCTCGCCGCCTGAGCGGCGGGGACGAAGGAAAGG
Protein-coding regions in this window:
- a CDS encoding aldehyde dehydrogenase family protein, producing MRSQDLFINGQRVSREATAEVRSPWDGLLVGTYAMGGTEDATAAVTAAHHALAEGLPPHRRAEVLGAAARLVGERAEEFARLLLLEAGKPITAARGEVQRAITTLQLSADEARRLPSESVQMDAFPSGDGMFAFTVAEPLGVVAAITPFNFPLNLVAHKIGPALAAGCPVVLKPSERTPLTAGLLVEVLADAGLPAGWLNLVTGDPAQIVKAWQEDERVAVVSFTGSAAVGWQIKAGSPHKHHILELGSNTAMVVDADADLDRAVAAAVASGYGFSGQACVSLQRLYVHEDVVDDVVAKLGAAVTALAVGDPADEKTVVGPLISGQATDRVMEWVQGAVSEGARVVAGGALRDGVLEPTVVTDVRADSALLCSEVFGPVVTVVPVKDVAEAIAAANDSRFGLNTAIFTNDLTNALQYAKKAEAGSVLVNVAPAFRADHMPYRGVKESGHGREGVKYAVASLVAEKLVILAA